The following proteins are encoded in a genomic region of Burkholderia pyrrocinia:
- a CDS encoding phosphoribosyltransferase — translation MTECFADRADAGRQLADALRNYAERSDVVVLALPRGGVPVAYPVACALRAPLDVLVVRKLGVPYDPELAMGAIATGGAIHLQRAVIRSMDVSDAQLADVIARETAELHRREALYRGSAPPLPVEGRIVIVVDDGVATGASMRVALQALRERHPERVVAAAPVAPAGARHAFDDLADAFVTVSQPLSFFGLSQFYARFEQTSDDEVRALLDAART, via the coding sequence GTGACCGAGTGTTTTGCCGATCGCGCCGATGCGGGTCGCCAGCTGGCCGACGCGTTGCGCAACTATGCGGAGCGTAGCGATGTCGTCGTGCTCGCGTTGCCGCGCGGCGGCGTGCCCGTCGCGTATCCGGTCGCCTGCGCGCTGCGCGCGCCGCTCGACGTACTGGTCGTGCGCAAGCTCGGCGTGCCGTACGATCCCGAGCTCGCGATGGGCGCGATCGCAACCGGCGGCGCGATTCATCTGCAGCGTGCCGTGATCCGCTCGATGGACGTGTCCGACGCGCAGCTCGCCGACGTGATCGCGCGCGAGACGGCCGAGCTGCATCGCCGCGAAGCGCTGTATCGCGGCTCTGCGCCGCCGCTGCCGGTCGAGGGACGCATCGTGATCGTCGTCGACGACGGCGTCGCGACCGGCGCGTCGATGCGCGTCGCGCTCCAGGCGTTGCGCGAGCGTCATCCCGAGCGTGTCGTGGCGGCAGCGCCGGTCGCGCCGGCGGGCGCGCGGCATGCGTTCGACGACCTGGCCGACGCGTTCGTCACGGTGTCGCAGCCACTGTCGTTCTTCGGGCTCAGCCAGTTCTACGCGCGCTTCGAGCAGACGAGCGACGACGAGGTGCGCGCGTTGCTCGACGCGGCCCGTACCTGA
- a CDS encoding polyhydroxyalkanoate depolymerase — translation MWYALVEQQREWMRAWRAATRHAFEAWPAATLPHAASSCYDDLFEPLLGPQVGPPRFDIGRPAVGERVAARTPFCDLRRFTRADARRTVLLCAPLAGHAAVMMRETVETLLADGDVCVTDWRNARDVPLASGRFGLDEYVATLDGFVDGLAHDDRPLHVVAVCQATVPALGALALRAKRGLAPPASVTLIGGPLDARLNPSALGTAAAAHSLGWHRRHLIDIVPPGFAGHGRQVFPTYLQQGEIALMYPQRFLSLIESYALAASRFDMAGLAGARRALLEYTALLDMPAEYFLDTVDIVFQRMSLANGTWDVGGRRVEPATLRGVALLTVEGACDAVTGAGQTHAALDMCSGLSAGERHRVDIDDCDHYGLFTGARWRGNVHPALQRVFALAEAGRSRPRRIRRT, via the coding sequence ATGTGGTATGCCCTCGTCGAGCAGCAGCGGGAATGGATGCGCGCCTGGCGCGCGGCAACGCGGCACGCGTTCGAAGCATGGCCCGCGGCAACGCTGCCGCACGCCGCATCGTCGTGCTACGACGACCTGTTCGAGCCGTTGCTCGGGCCGCAGGTTGGGCCGCCGCGCTTCGACATCGGGCGGCCCGCCGTCGGCGAGCGGGTCGCCGCGCGCACGCCGTTCTGCGACCTGCGGCGGTTCACGCGCGCCGATGCGCGGCGCACGGTGCTGCTGTGCGCGCCGCTCGCCGGGCACGCGGCCGTGATGATGCGGGAAACCGTCGAGACGCTGCTCGCCGACGGCGACGTCTGCGTGACCGACTGGCGCAATGCGCGCGACGTGCCGCTCGCGTCGGGACGCTTCGGCCTCGACGAGTATGTCGCGACGCTCGACGGCTTCGTCGATGGGCTCGCGCACGACGATCGGCCGCTGCACGTCGTCGCCGTGTGCCAGGCGACCGTGCCTGCGCTCGGCGCGCTCGCGCTGCGCGCCAAGCGAGGCCTCGCGCCGCCCGCGAGCGTCACGCTGATCGGCGGCCCGCTCGACGCGCGCCTGAATCCGAGCGCACTCGGCACCGCCGCAGCCGCCCATTCGCTCGGCTGGCACCGCCGCCACCTGATCGACATCGTGCCGCCCGGCTTCGCGGGGCACGGCCGCCAGGTGTTCCCGACCTATCTCCAGCAGGGCGAGATTGCGCTCATGTACCCGCAGCGCTTCCTGTCGCTGATCGAGTCTTACGCGCTGGCCGCGTCGCGCTTCGACATGGCCGGGCTCGCCGGTGCGCGGCGGGCGCTGCTCGAATACACGGCGCTGCTCGACATGCCGGCCGAATATTTCCTCGACACGGTCGACATCGTGTTCCAGCGCATGAGTCTAGCGAACGGCACGTGGGACGTGGGCGGCCGGCGCGTCGAGCCGGCCACGCTGCGCGGCGTCGCGCTGCTGACCGTCGAAGGCGCATGCGACGCGGTCACGGGCGCCGGCCAGACGCATGCGGCGCTCGACATGTGCAGCGGCCTCTCGGCCGGCGAGCGCCACCGCGTCGACATCGACGATTGCGATCACTACGGGCTGTTTACAGGTGCGCGCTGGCGCGGCAACGTCCATCCGGCGCTGCAGCGCGTCTTCGCGCTGGCCGAGGCCGGCCGCTCGCGCCCGCGCCGCATCAGGCGGACGTGA
- a CDS encoding glutathione S-transferase family protein, with the protein MKLIGMLDSPFVRRVAISAKLLDLPFEHESISVFRHFEQFRAVNPVVKAPTLVTDDGATLIDSSLIVDYLDHRVAPERRLLPDAADARLRTLVPVGFALAAAEKTVQVVYEQALRPADKQHAPWIERVLSQLEGAYGELEPLVAAANGWFGGARLLQSDVTVAVAWRFTQFMAADYPVLARIDPARYPALAAHSARAEALPAFVDTPLV; encoded by the coding sequence ATGAAGCTGATCGGCATGCTGGATTCCCCGTTCGTGCGCCGTGTCGCCATTTCGGCGAAGCTGCTCGACCTTCCGTTCGAACACGAGTCGATCTCGGTGTTCCGTCATTTCGAGCAGTTCAGGGCGGTCAACCCGGTCGTCAAGGCGCCGACGCTCGTGACCGACGACGGCGCGACGCTGATCGATTCGTCGCTGATCGTCGACTATCTCGATCACCGGGTCGCGCCCGAGCGGCGCCTGTTGCCCGACGCCGCCGATGCGCGGCTGCGCACGCTCGTGCCGGTCGGTTTCGCGCTGGCGGCTGCCGAGAAGACCGTGCAGGTGGTCTACGAGCAGGCGCTGCGTCCGGCCGACAAGCAGCACGCGCCGTGGATCGAGCGCGTGCTGAGCCAGCTCGAGGGCGCGTACGGCGAACTGGAGCCGCTCGTCGCGGCCGCGAATGGCTGGTTCGGCGGCGCGCGCCTGCTGCAGTCGGACGTGACGGTCGCGGTGGCGTGGCGCTTCACGCAGTTCATGGCGGCCGATTATCCGGTGCTCGCGCGGATCGATCCGGCCCGCTATCCGGCGCTCGCCGCGCATTCGGCGCGCGCGGAAGCGCTGCCGGCGTTCGTCGACACGCCGCTCGTCTAG
- the proP gene encoding glycine betaine/L-proline transporter ProP: MTLTATHVSPTAAYSPASSSGEAPLRADDITVVDQSLLKRAVSAMAIGNAMEWFDFGVYSYIAVTLGKVFFPSSSPSAQLLATFGTFAAAFLVRPLGGMVFGPLGDRIGRQRVLAATMIMMAAGTFAIGLIPSYTSIGIMAPVLLLVARLVQGFSTGGEYGGAATFIAEFSTDKRRGFMGSFLEFGTLIGYVMGAGVVALLTASLSHEALLSWGWRVPFLIAGPLGLIGLYIRMKLEETPAFKRQAEEREAQDKAVPKARFRETLMRNWRALLLCVGLVLIFNVTDYMVLSYLPSFMSSTLHFDESHSLVLVLIVMVLMMPLTLAAGRLSDKVGRKPVMLAGCVGLLALSIPSMMLIHAGTTASVFGGLLILGVLLSCFTGVMPSALPALFPTEIRYGALAIGFNVSVSLFGGTTPLVTAWLVDVTHNLMMPAYYMMGAAVIGIVSVVALAETARQPLKGSPPAVATRREAHQLVRQLREDDDSEMYVAVSTARA, translated from the coding sequence ATGACCTTGACCGCAACACACGTCAGCCCGACCGCTGCTTATTCCCCTGCTTCGTCGTCCGGCGAAGCCCCGCTCCGCGCGGACGACATTACCGTCGTCGACCAGAGCCTGCTCAAGCGCGCCGTCAGCGCGATGGCCATCGGCAATGCGATGGAATGGTTCGACTTCGGCGTGTACAGCTACATCGCCGTCACGCTCGGCAAGGTGTTCTTCCCGTCCAGCAGCCCGTCCGCGCAGCTGCTCGCGACCTTCGGCACGTTCGCGGCCGCGTTCCTCGTGCGCCCGCTCGGCGGCATGGTGTTCGGCCCGCTCGGCGACCGCATCGGCCGCCAGCGCGTGCTCGCCGCCACGATGATCATGATGGCCGCCGGCACGTTCGCGATCGGCCTGATCCCCAGCTACACGTCGATCGGCATCATGGCGCCCGTGCTGCTGCTCGTCGCGCGTCTCGTGCAGGGTTTCTCGACCGGCGGCGAATACGGCGGCGCAGCTACCTTCATCGCCGAATTCTCGACCGACAAGCGCCGCGGCTTCATGGGCAGCTTCCTCGAATTCGGCACGCTGATCGGTTACGTGATGGGTGCGGGCGTCGTCGCGCTGCTCACCGCGTCGCTGTCGCACGAAGCGCTGCTGTCGTGGGGCTGGCGCGTGCCGTTCCTGATCGCCGGCCCGCTCGGCCTGATCGGTCTCTACATCCGGATGAAGCTCGAGGAAACGCCCGCGTTCAAGCGCCAGGCCGAAGAGCGCGAAGCGCAGGACAAGGCCGTGCCGAAGGCGCGCTTCCGCGAAACGCTGATGCGCAACTGGCGTGCGCTGCTGCTGTGCGTCGGCCTCGTGCTGATCTTCAACGTGACCGACTACATGGTGCTGTCGTACCTGCCGAGCTTCATGTCGTCGACGCTGCACTTCGACGAATCGCACAGCCTCGTGCTGGTGCTGATCGTGATGGTGCTGATGATGCCGCTGACGCTCGCCGCGGGCCGCCTGTCCGACAAGGTCGGCCGCAAGCCCGTGATGCTCGCCGGCTGTGTCGGCCTGCTCGCACTGTCGATCCCGTCGATGATGCTGATCCATGCGGGCACCACGGCGTCGGTGTTCGGCGGCCTGCTGATCCTCGGCGTGCTGCTGTCGTGCTTCACCGGCGTGATGCCGTCGGCGCTGCCGGCGCTGTTCCCGACCGAGATCCGCTATGGCGCGCTCGCGATCGGCTTCAACGTGTCGGTGTCGCTGTTCGGCGGCACGACGCCGCTCGTGACCGCGTGGCTCGTCGACGTGACACACAACCTGATGATGCCCGCGTACTACATGATGGGCGCCGCCGTGATCGGCATCGTGTCGGTCGTCGCGCTCGCCGAAACCGCGCGCCAGCCGCTCAAAGGCTCGCCGCCGGCCGTCGCGACGCGCCGCGAAGCGCACCAGCTCGTGCGCCAGCTGCGCGAGGACGACGACTCGGAGATGTACGTCGCCGTGTCGACCGCACGCGCCTGA